Proteins encoded within one genomic window of Malassezia restricta chromosome VII, complete sequence:
- a CDS encoding mitochondrial import receptor subunit TOM70 → MASNATANRVARWVQDNRFAAVALAATVTVASAAGLYFLTSSASVTGTSAPGSSAASSSGKSSSSAAKKKRAKKAKKSSKASTEGPILDDAGDEHLARLSEAELARLPQERKESVAQYLKGLGNKAYSDKKHEEAIQHYTKALSLMPSAVFYSNRAACYANLGQPDKVISDCNEALKLEPTYIKALNRRAVATEQLGEKSAANGAEGDRARERLEQSLSDFTAVAILGQFRDVNATASVERVLRKLASGKAKMILSKREPRLPSPTFVKAYLDAFRPKPAPSIGDDAPQGDQTLKRAFEALEAQDYAHSLSLFQEALQQGLSTQELEAAALNMHGTYMFVMGEPKRALEDLDRSIELSPENVQTWVKKASVHVELGDKDAAMADFDRAVALNADDADIYYHRGQVHFILGEFEAAMSDYSKSTSLDDTFIFSQVQHAVASYKLGNIARSTAEFCRILKKFSDSSESYNYFGELMLDQQRHEDAVANFDKSIALEQAKPKGKNVLPMINKALVLFQWKQDLSGAEQLCRDALRIDPDCDVAIATLAQLSLQQSKIPEAIEYFRKSADIARTEPELVNAITYEYASRAQLQFIRDYPEQGAALSQIASSLM, encoded by the coding sequence ATGGCATCGAATGCGACGGCGAACCGTGTGGCGCGGTGGGTGCAAGACAACCGCTTCGCTGCCGTAGCGCTTGCTGCGACGGTAACCGTAGCAAGCGCTGCAGGTCTGTATTTCCTCACAAGCTCGGCATCAGTGACGGGAACGTCGGCGCCCGGCTCTTCGGCGGCCTCTTCGAGCGGCAAGAGCAGCAGTAGCGCTGCCAAGAAGAAGCGTGCGAAGAAGGCGAAAAAGTCGAGCAAGGCGTCGACGGAGGGACCGATCCTCGACGATGCTGGTGATGAACATCTCGCCCGCTTGAGCGAAGCTGAGCTGGCTCGTTTGCCGCAGGAGCGCAAAGAGTCTGTGGCGCAATACCTCAAGGGCCTAGGTAACAAAGCGTACTCGGACAAGAAGCATGAAGAGGCCATTCAGCATTATACCAAGGCACTGTCTCTTATGCCCTCGGCCGTGTTTTACAGTAACCGTGCAGCGTGCTACGCCAACCTCGGACAGCCTGACAAGGTGATCAGCGACTGCAACGAAGCGCTCAAGCTCGAGCCAACGTAcatcaaggcgctcaatCGCCGTGCTGTGGCGACCGAGCAGCTTGGTGAAAAGAGCGCTGCCAACGGCGCTGAGGGCGATCGTGCTCGTGAGCGTCTTGAACAGAGTCTCTCTGACTTTACGGCCGTCGCGATCCTTGGCCAGTTCCGCGATGTGAATGCGACTGCGAgtgtcgagcgcgtgttGAGGAAGCTGGCTTCAGGCAAGGCCAAGATGATTCTGAGCAAGCGTGAGCCGCGTCTGCCGAGCCCTACGTTTGTGAAGGCGTACCTGGATGCTTTCCGCCCTAAGCCAGCGCCCAGCATTGGCGATGACGCACCGCAGGGCGACCAGACGCTGAAGCGCGCGTTTGAGGCTCTGGAGGCGCAAGACTACGCACACTCGCTGTCGCTCTTCCAGGAGGCACTGCAGCAGGGACTGTCGACCCAGGAGCTTGAAGCGGCCGCCCTCAACATGCACGGCACGTACATGTTTGTGATGGGCGAACCCaagcgtgcgctggagGACCTGGACCGCAGTATAGAGCTGAGTCCAGAGAATGTCCAGACCTGGGTCAAGAAGGCGAgcgtgcacgtcgagctcggcgaCAAGGacgcggccatggccgacTTTGACCGGGCCGTGGCGCTGAAcgctgacgacgccgaCATTTACTACCACCGCGGCCAAGTGCACTTCATCCTGGGCGAGTTTGAGGCGGCTATGAGCGACTACAGCAAGTCCACGTCGCTGGACGATACGTTTATCTTTTCGCAGGTGCAGCATGCCGTGGCGAGCTACAAGCTCGGCAATATCGCGCGCAGCACAGCCGAGTTTTGCCGTATCCTGAAGAAGTTCTCTGACTCGTCCGAGTCGTACAACTACTTTGGTGAGCTCATGCTGgaccagcagcgccacgaggaTGCGGTCGCCAACTTTGACAAGAGTATTGCCCTGGAGCAGGCCAAGCCGAAGGGCAAGAACGTTCTGCCGATGATCAACAAAGCGCTCGTGCTCTTCCAGTGGAAGCAGGACTTGTCAGGCGCGGAACAGCTGTGCCGAGACGCTCTGCGTATCGACCCTGACTGCGACGTGGCGATCGCCACGCTTGCTCAGCTGAGCCTGCAGCAGAGCAAGATCCCGGAGGCCATTGAGTACTTCCGCAAGTCGGCCGATATTGCACGCACGGAGCCCGAGCTGGTCAACGCCATCACCTACGAATAtgcatcgcgagcgcagctCCAGTTTATCCGCGACTACCCTGAGCAGGGCGCCGCATTGAGCCAGATCGCGAGCTCGCTTATGTAG
- a CDS encoding N-glycosylation protein, whose amino-acid sequence MGRLDVDVSLRRAESFDVHDQTGTCALATSHVARRESGTSACRARRMAPCAEEASWSRDALSMSAPSHVSTQLPDALAMNALDCPPPYSMVAQESTHFHTLTSREPLVRSSSEPEFSHIDTDAASVSSGDLLLSDEDEECLYHRRRRRTFSQQTLHQHDMNRMKYRNTKSQPSFVAAAASSSAHGARESLSRHYRGILSMVPSFLASDSPMSSVPRPTEQVEPLEPLPLGFELLLHSLRLFAVVPGLVGTVSLLQHSYQQALNYRWLRTNFMSLTPSAIEYFFCSLWSICTAFHALSLMTMLLRRWLIYYTLVPSLIRLITFQSICWSLVRWVLWCFGPSQPAAGWIVISTFTSFFEILARWITSNITDVDLPSSNDGANSDVNETGVSDAEGLHSDQEDLYHLLHSRPWRLSRSERFRLYREGGVWVIRALTGAPDDGVTSESDTELPDKPGANQGSSVPGTQGSTSSPHTLLSQVDMERWHRRLDERRRQRKQRRRYRPRKQKTRMSAFFQNYRAARIHSRRVFHWNVAVWRNVVPIGILGYVTLWVFLIEFTITRFQSN is encoded by the coding sequence ATGGGACGTCTGGATGTGGATGTCTCCTTGCGCAGGGCGGAGTCATTCGACGTACATGATCAGACCGGCACATGTGCTCTCGCGACGTCACACGTAGCGCGGCGTGAGTCAGGTACTTCGgcatgtcgtgcgcgccggATGGCTCCGTGCGCGGAAGAAGCGAGCTGGTCTCGTGATGCTCTGTCAATGAGCGCGCCTTCCCACGTATCGACTCAGCTACCTGATGCATTGGCTATGAATGCACTTGACTGTCCACCGCCCTACTCTATGGTGGCACAAGAATCTACTCATTTTCATACATTAACGTCACGAGAGCCATTGGTACGCTCGTCTTCCGAGCCCGAGTTTTCCCATATCGACACGGATGCCGCATCAGTATCCTCGGGCGATCTGCTTCTTTCggatgaggacgaggaaTGCTTATATCATCGTCGCCGTAGGCGTACATTCTCTCAACAGACGCTTCACCAGCATGATATGAATCGTATGAAATACAGGAACACAAAATCTCAGCCATCTTTcgtggcagcagcagcatcgtcCTCGGCCCACGGGGCACGCGAAAGTCTGTCAAGACACTATCGAGGGATTCTCTCTATGGTCCCATCGTTCCTCGCTTCCGACTCACCAATGTCTTCTGTGCCGCGTCCAACAGAGCAGGTTGAGCCTCTTGAGCCATTGCCTCTTGGCTTCGAGCTGTTGCTGCACTCTTTGCGCCTATTTGCAGTGGTACCTGGGTTGGTCGGTACCGTGTCCCTGCTACAACACTCATACCAGCAAGCCCTTAACTACCGATGGCTGCGCACCAATTTCATGTCGCTAACACCGAGTGCGATTGAATACTTTTTCTGCTCGCTCTGGAGTATATGCACAGCCTTTCATGCTTTGTCGCTCATGACGATGCTGTTACGACGCTGGCTTATTTATTACACATTGGTACCGTCGCTCATTCGCCTGATTACGTTCCAGTCGATTTGCTGgtcgctcgtgcgctgGGTCTTGTGGTGCTTCGGACCTTCCCAGCCGGCTGCGGGCTGGATCGTGATATCGACATTTACGTCCTTTTTCGAAATTCTGGCTCGCTGGATCACGAGTAATATCACGGATGTGGACTTGCCGTCGTCGAATGATGGCGCGAACTCTGACGTGAACGAGACGGGGGTCTCGGACGCTGAGGGACTGCATTCGGATCAGGAAGATCTGTACCACCTGCTGCACTCGCGGCCCTGGCGCCTGAGCCGCTCTGAGCGGTTCCGACTGTATCGTGAGGGTGGTGTGTGGGTGATTCGTGCCTTGACAGGCGCGCCTGATGATGGTGTCACGAGTGAATCGGACACTGAGTTGCCTGACAAGCCGGGAGCGAATCAGGGGTCTTCGGTGCCAGGCACACAGGGGTCAACTTCTTCGCCGCATACGCTCTTGTCGCAAGTTGATATGGAGCGCTGGCATCGACGACTTGATGAGCGGCGACGGCAGCGaaagcagcggcgccgtTATCGGCCGCGTAAGCAAAAGACACGCATGTCAGCCTTTTTCCAAAATTATCGCGCGGCTCGGATCCATTCCCGCCGTGTCTTTCATTGGAACGTGGCTGTTTGGCGCAATGTTGTTCCCATCGGCATTTTGGGCTACGTCACTCTGTGGGTATTTCTCATTGAGTTTACCATTACGCGCTTTCAGTCCAACTAG
- a CDS encoding DUF1708 domain protein, translating into MPSATQGSTSSGRSGQRLYTSGSPALKWIAQHGRSSSTSMSPASLSSPEVRDADTEPATQRTHSSMPARSTLPVQPSSGLGLYISPEQERANEAPHGVSDEPNVSAVLNDVMHWDVHAPLPASNGRSPFSSKREDIVQSTSHVRIISSATPARQQPVEPVQDEAMTSTLSMAEAPTQTAQRSIPIELSDYARPSQAETPASDGIRHAPRSLKEDAVELPRPEPPAKVVPPASVPRTASIARTSRTSRSTPHGAAPAVKGAYVSGNSPPLGYPTTTVTRSVPPVTITSPETEARQTWTHEPSEHRDVPAKQPAPEPRMSAPEPRAEAPASTERPPTFGRAAAVPDRGIPGRSVPEALRHSSVVYGYTGEAWDELLDMEVATAYVMRITARIRALGVDVPQLLSSMAVDLSASETRRLIRAVVATLRSPTAEADKAFDEELQFANVHSLVALLKWVLARIGTVTAVRSGSETLVMRQEHGFVPWMTYTSWRAQEGKDGFSTLSYLLLIQRLEKRTARLLDAVMDFLALVATHSAQNHMTPSKVGRYFGMLLFGAPEDASFAETYAAFVRASNATEHILLAFMRYHVSMAKARTYLPRRLLRLVDDYPRMLSPDLDAASGAVRTVPATYVAHHVREYSHDLMDRRAWPDVLEGFDFAHDTCKMLNIVPYRARRPRSEVPTELADSYVSTLMQRWNEFSFEGFDDLDTTFLSFDLRESDRRQRMQRPESVPWFQFEERGFHQNADDNTQWDWVMRLDEPSEQAPVLVQHEGGMPRSSSHIFQGEELPFPYTTEPLLADTVMDELFPEVWADYLVGNGWSNRDERVHRDASFAVLQLTRDSPAWYVLEEVVPQSYRDTLDQMGRTRRHSIPMLRKLNQFRMVRAGQAPESTVSVEFHFTSDADAVPTSFPTPKPPPRDEASAIEASEALEHGKAGPIEASQPPEYDEAGPIEASQPLALGGTGAAGARQAGGQVPAQPEPATYERGQASLANQTHRHAGPAEHPTPTSAQGSQARQLSEPPVGAPWQNERPPPTPPKRAELPSRPAPKAPAPEAAPGDRPKMGKLRRILSSMGSPRRQQDGTSPRSLWSPIFHSPPLDGRASPPQDKPGLAHTIRKRSSQWILRGRKSMRGMHPSSPDETRTSSAVEQPPIRGDAPPLATAPAASSPAADALAPPEPISTYSPSVVDHGPFSQPRSRHSSPVMPSPDMQRLSEERRPATMMIPRKQTPAITPEQMAAMDATPADTLEADAQESRPGQPTSDAPDAQQVPSLTHANVPTVPLHDTVVDELQETQDLFASHEPHEAQTPVLHKPLVAQVTPVTQEPPVVQEPSVAHIDHAAHVPRGASAKLPPAVPGAMSSPPIVEPASFTTSHTSPASSMPNPWASSVTRRPSRTSPRDAEPAMSWTLSPVASGRPTSSVGSHVASPDSPDMFDDAHSQLETPPLPSAEMSVPQPRMDRAGDEYVLGDIAEETDAEAQARTDAEPLGFSAEEPILRHDALGAMYLQATDDAAITESTHAAFQDAAESPPQSTLKAAEPARPMPASTNPFTRFSDNHRTWASRDGPASVESVWAPTSTHEAQLPPQELPPQAAMEPTEARQEPEPGTVERSADVLFDQAPDERVSRHVEQEPLHAAEEARVEQRAAEPLVHDAATPMILDQAPRAVESTQREGPACHGEEVTTNDETPSMPASHPMPVSLSSTSSKLNNASPAVPTSRIRLVSTEPVSRNLSTGGLAAQQPSARSHTVWRESAPLHEPPSVASSVAKSPSATEPPKLAGFSRPSFSVEDVILPKSQSTMSASKASAARGSDELTDTAFLRHMASEKRTQSGTTTIARAKVSQHAPGTNPPGYAPA; encoded by the coding sequence ATGCCGAGTGCGACGCAGGGGTCGACCAGCTCAGGGCGTAGCGGCCAGCGGCTGTATACGTCCGGATCGCCGGCCCTCAAATGGATCGCCCAACATGggcgaagcagctcgactTCGATGAGCCCTGCATCTCTGTCCTCGCCAGAGGTGCGCGACGCTGACACCGAGCCGGCTACACAGAGGACGCACTCATCGATGCCGGCGAGGTCGACGCTGCCTGTTCAGCCCTCATCAGGCCTGGGTCTGTACATATCGCCCGAGCAGGAGCGTGCCAACGAGGCCCCTCATGGCGTGTCCGACGAGCCTAATGTGAGTGCTGTGCTGAACGATGTCATGCATTGGGACGTGCATGCACCGCTTCCTGCATCGAACGGCCGCTCGCCCTTTTCTTCCAAGCGCGAAGATATCGTGCAGAGTACGTCCCATGTGCGGATCATTTCATCGGCGACGCCGGCTCGTCAACAGCCCGTGGAACCCGTACAGGACGAAGCGATGACCTCGACGCTGTCTATGGCCGAGGCCCCCACTCAGACGGCCCAACGCTCGATTCCGATCGAGCTTTCCGATTATGCAAGGCCTTCGCAGGCGGAGACGCCTGCTTCGGATGGGATTCGTCACGCACCGCGCTCGCTCAAGGAGGATGCAGTAGAGCTCCCGCGCCCTGAACCGCCTGCCAAGGTGGTGCCACCAGCATCTGTGCCTCGCACAGCCAGTATTGCGCGCACTTCACGCACGTCTCGCTCAAcgccgcatggcgctgcgcccgcTGTGAAAGGTGCGTATGTGTCTGGGAACTCGCCGCCGCTTGGGTACCCGACCACGACGGTGACGCGTTCTGTGCCACCCGTGACGATCACGTCGCCCGAGACTGAAGCTCGTCAAACGTGGACGCACGAGCCCTCTGAGCatcgcgacgtgcctgcgAAGCAGCCCGCGCCTGAACCTCGTATGTCAGCGCCTGAGCCCCGCGCTGAAGCCCCCGCTTCTACGGAGCGTCCTCCGACATTCGGCCGTGCGGCAGCGGTGCCAGACCGCGGTATTCCAGGGCGCTCCGTGCCTGAGGCGCTTCGGCATTCTTCGGTGGTGTATGGCTACACGGGCGAGGCAtgggacgagctgctggatatGGAGGTCGCAACGGCGTATGTGATGCGGATCACGGCACGGATTCGTGCGCTGGGTGTGGATGTGCCGCAGCTTCTGAGCTCGATGGCCGTAGACCTGTCTGCATCCGAGACGCGGCGTCTGATTCGCGCCGTGGTCGCGACGTTGCGCTCTCCGAccgccgaggccgacaAAGCCTTTGATGAAGAGCTGCAGTTTGCGAATGTGCACAGCCTCGTGGCGCTTCTCAAGTGGGTCCTGGCCCGCATCGGCACGGTGACAGCCGTGCGATCGGGTAGTGAGACGCTCGTTATGCGCCAGGAGCATGGCTTCGTGCCGTGGATGACGTATACCAGCTGGCGGGCGCAGGAAGGCAAGGATGGGTTCTCGACGCTGTCGTACCTCTTGCTGatccagcgtctcgagaaGCGTACGGCGCGTCTGCTGGACGCGGTCATGGACTTTTTGGCGCTTGTggcgacgcacagcgccCAGAATCATATGACGCCCAGCAAGGTCGGGCGGTACTTTGGCATGCTGCTGTTTGGCGCGCCTGAGGACGCTAGCTTTGCGGAAACGTATGCAGCCTTTGTGCGCGCGTCGAATGCGACGGAGCACATCTTGCTGGCGTTCATGCGGTACCACGTCTCGATGGCCAAGGCCCGGACGTACTTGCCCCGCCGTCTCCTGCGCTTGGTGGACGACTATCCACGCATGCTGTCGCCTGATCTTGATGCGGCGTCGGGTGCCGTTCGAACGGTGCCCGCGACGTATGTGGCGCACCACGTCCGTGAATACTCGCACGACCTCATGGATCgccgtgcatggcctgATGTACTGGAGGGCTTTGACTTTGCGCACGACACGTGCAAGATGCTGAATATCGTGCCGTACCGTGCGCGGCGACCGCGGTCTGAGGTGCCTACTGAGCTCGCGGACAGCTACGTGTCGACGCTCATGCAGCGGTGGAATGAGTTCTCGTTTGAGGGCTTTGATGATCTCGACACGACGTTCCTTTCTTTTGATCTGCGAGAGAGTGATCGCcggcagcgcatgcagcgcccTGAGAGTGTGCCGTGGTTCCAGTTTGAAGAGCGCGGCTTCCACCAGAATGCCGACGACAACACGCAGTGGGACTGGGTGATGCGTCTCGATGAGCCTTCGGAGCAAGCGCCCGTTCTCGTCCAGCATGAAGGCGGCATGCCCCGCAGTAGCTCGCACATCTTCCAGGGCGAAGAGCTTCCGTTCCCGTACACGACCGAGCCACTGTTGGCCGATACGGTCATGGACGAGCTCTTCCCCGAGGTGTGGGCCGACTACCTCGTCGGCAATGGCTGGAGCAACCGcgatgagcgtgtgcacCGCGATGCGTCGtttgctgtgctgcagctgacTCGGGACAGCCCGGCGTGGTACGTGCTGGAAGAAGTCGTCCCGCAGTCGTACCGCGATACGCTCGATCAAATGGGCCGCACACGTCGGCACTCGATTCccatgctgcgcaagcTCAATCAGTTCCGCATGGTGCGTGCTGGCCAGGCGCCTGAGTCGACCGTCTCGGTCGAGTTTCATTTCACATCTGACGCGGACGCGGTGCCCACGTCGTTCCCGACGCCTAAGCCGCCGCCACGCGACGAGGCGAGCGCTATCGAAGCGTCTGAGGCGCTAGAGCATGGCAAGGCGGGCCCCATCGAAGCGTCTCAGCCACCAGAGTATGACGAGGCTGGCCCCATCGAAGCGTCCCAGCCACTAGCGCTTGGCGGgacaggcgctgctggagcaaGGCAGGCAGGCGGGCAGGTACCCGCGCAGCCCGAGCCAGCCACCTATGAGCGCGGCCAGGCCTCTCTTGCAAACCAGACGCATCGTCACGCCGGCCCTGCGGAGCATCCGACTCCCACATCAGCCCAAGGCTCTCAGGCACGGCAGCTGTCTGAGCCCCCCGTAGGCGCTCCGTGGCAGAACGAGCGACCGCCGCCGACACCACCCAAGCGAGCCGAGCTTCCTTCGCGGCCGGCACCCAAAGCGCCCGCGCCAGAAGCCGCACCTGGTGATCGGCCCAAGATGGGcaagctgcgtcgcatCCTCTCGTCCATGGGCTCGCCACGCCGTCAGCAGGATGGCACGAGTCCGCGCTCACTCTGGAGTCCCATCTTCCACTCGCCACCACTAGATGGTAGGGCGAGTCCACCCCAGGACAAGCCTGGCCTGGCCCATACGATCCGCAAGCGCTCATCGCAGTGGATCTTGCGTGGACGAAAgagcatgcgcggcatgcatCCCTCTTCGCCGGACgagacacgcacgtccTCGGCGGTCGAGCAGCCGCCCATTCGTGGAGACGCACCGCCTCTAgcgacagcgcctgcgGCTTCTTCGCCGGCCGCTGacgcgctggcgccgccTGAGCCCATCTCGACGTACTCGCCGTCGGTGGTCGATCACGGCCCATTTTCTCAGCCGCGCTCTCGACACAGCTCGCCCGTCATGCCATCGCCGGATATGCAGCGGTTGTCCGAGGAacggcgcccagcgacgATGATGATCCCACGCAAGCAGACGCCTGCAATTACACCTGAGCAGATGGCCGCCATGGATGCCACGCCCGCCGACACACTCGAAGCCGATGCGCAAGAGAGCCGGCCGGGTCAACCGACGTCTGACGCGCCCGATGCACAGCAGGTTCCCTCGCTCACGCACGCAAACGTGCCTAccgtgccgctgcatgACACCGTCGTCGATGAGCTCCAGGAGACGCAGGATCTTTTCGCGTCACACGAGCCTCATGAGGCACAGACACCCGTGCTTCACAAGCCTCTGGTCGCGCAAGTCACTCCCGTCACGCAGGAGCCTCCCGTGGTGCAGGAACCGAGTGTCGCTCACATCGAtcatgcggcgcacgtcccTCGTGGTGCGTCTGCCAAGCTGCCGCCGGCTGTGCCtggcgccatgtcgtcgccTCCGATTGTCGAGCCCGCTTCATTCACGACGTCCCACACAAGCcctgcctcgtccatgcccaACCCATGGGCGTCTTCTGTCACGCGCAGGCCGAGTCGTACGAGTCCTCGCGACGCAGAGCCTGCGATGTCATGGACCCTGTCACCCGTGGCGTCCGGGCGGCCCACCAGCTCTGTGGGCTCGCACGTCGCATCGCCAGACAGCCCTGACATGTTTGACGATGCACACAGCCAGCTGGAAACGCCGCCCCTTCCTTCTGCTGAGATGAGCGTGCCGCAGCCCCGGATGGACCGCGCTGGCGACGAATACGTGCTGGGTGACATTGCCGAAGAGACGGACGCTGAGGCCCAAGCACGTACGGACGCTGAGCCACTCGGCTTCTCAGCCGAAGAACCGATtctgcgccacgacgcactTGGCGCCATGTACCTGCAAGCGACCGATGACGCGGCTATCACTGAATCGACCCATGCCGCGTTCCAGGATGCCGCCGAGTCGCCACCACAGTCTACGCTCAAAGCAGCTGAGCCTGCGAGGCCCATGCCCGCATCGACGAATCCATTCACACGCTTCAGCGACAATCATCGCACATGGGCCTCTCGCGACGGGCCAGCGTCCGTCGAATCCGTTTGGGCTCCCACATCAACGCACGAGGCACAGCTGCCCCCACAGGAGCTCCCTCCTCAGGCCGCGATGGAGCCGACCGAGGCTCGCCAGGAGCCAGAGCCTGGCACGGTCGAGAGATCCGCTGATGTGCTCTTCGACCAGGCACctgacgagcgcgtgtcgcgccatgtcgagcAGGAGCCTCTGCACGCCGCTGAGGAAGCACGTGTAGAGCAACGAGCCGCTGAGCccctcgtccatgacgcGGCGACGCCCATGATCCTCGACCAGGCGCCACGCGCCGTCGAGTCCACGCAGAGGGAAGGGCCGGCTTGCCACGGCGAAGAAGTCACTACGAACGACGAAACGCCTAGTATGCCAGCCTCGCATCCTATGCCTGTATCGCTCTCGTCAACGAGTAGCAAGCTGAACAACGCTTCACCGGCGGTACCAACATCCCGGATCCGATTGGTATCTACGGAGCCCGTATCGCGGAACCTGAGCACAGGTGGCTTGGCAGCGCAGCAGCCATCGGCGCGGTCCCACACTGTATGGCGCGAGTCAGCGCCGCTCCACGAGCCACCATccgtcgcgagcagcgTGGCCAAGTCGCCATCGGCCACGGAGCCGCCGAAACTCGCGGGCTTCTCGCGTCCCAGCTTTAGTGTGGAGGATGTGATCCTGCCCAAGAGTCAGTCGACGATGTCAGCGTCCAAGGCAAGTGCGGCGCGCGGGTCGGACGAGCTTACCGATACGGCTTTCCTGCGACACATGGCATCGGAAAAACGTACCCAAAGTGGCACGACCACCATTGCGCGTGCCAAGGTATCGCAGCATGCGCCCGGTACGAATCCACCAGGCTATGCACCTGCGTAG
- a CDS encoding small ubiquitin-related modifier, whose product MSEETVPKPEVAPEQLNIKVKDAEGNEVFFKVKRTTKLAKLKRAYAERMGKPENSVRFIFDGQRVGDEDTAESLDMNDQDEIDAMIEQLGGSAHVVLLRT is encoded by the exons ATGTCGGAGGAGACAGTGCCCAAGCCAGAGGTGGCGCCTGAGCAGCTGAATATCAAGGTGAAAGATGCTGAGGGAAACGAGGTGTTCTTCAAAGTCAAGCGCACGACCAAGCTTGCGAAGCTGAAACGCGCGTatgccgagcgcatgggcAAGCCAGAGAATAGCGTCCGCTTCATTTTTGATGGTCAGCGCGTGGGCGATGAGGACACAGCCGAGTCG CTCGATATGAATGACCAAGACGAAATTGATGCGATGATCGAGCAGCTTGGCGGCTCTGCCCACGTCGTGCTCCTACGTACCTAG
- a CDS encoding ESF2/ABP1 family protein encodes MSQEASAAAASDERFATTSWDAQDVREDHSEDRPIPVLSTEELEAYKKKQQKRGIIYLSRIPPGMTPAKVRHIFSQFGEVGRIYLQPQHAASKKSTSRYSEGWIEFLSKRVAKTTAEMLNAQPIGALGGAAHSSRRSSSASVINRWKDDIWTMKYLKGFRWPMLMEQMTHERASHAARLRMELSQSAHEQRDYLRKVERSRRQRKREASDEAPSAPARVFQQRTPIYRDVRDQRAQGQEGGHGERKQDMEQVLSQIF; translated from the coding sequence ATGAGCCAGGAGGCATCGGCTGCCGCGGCGTCCGATGAGCGCTTTGCCACGACATCATGGGACGCCCAGGACGTCAGGGAAGATCACTCAGAGGACCGTCCTATCCCTGTTCTTTCGACTGAGGAGCTTGAAGCGTACAAAAAAAAGCAGCAAAAGCGCGGCATAATCTACCTAAGTCGGATTCCGCCTGGCATGACACCTGCCAAGGTGCGGCATATTTTCTCGCAATTCGGCGAGGTCGGGCGCATTTACTTGCAGCCTCAACATGCGGCATCCAAGAAAAGCACATCGCGCTATAGTGAGGGCTGGATCGAGTTCCTGTCGAAACGCGTGGCAAAGACGACAGCGGAGATGCTGAATGCCCAGCCGATCGGCGCATTgggcggtgctgcgcactCGTCACGGCGATCCTCCAGCGCGAGTGTGATCAATCGCTGGAAAGACGACATATGGACGATGAAGTATCTGAAGGGTTTCCGATGGCCCATGCTCATGGAGCAAATGACTCACGagcgtgcgtcgcatgcagcgcggcTACGTATGGAGCTGTCACAGTCCGCtcacgagcagcgcgactATTTGCGAAAAGTCGAGCGCTCTCGACGCcagcgcaagcgcgagGCCAGTGACGAGGCACCTAGTGCACCGGCGCGCGTTTTCCAACAGCGCACACCCATATACCGAGACGTGCGTGATCAGCGTGCACAGGGCCAGGAAGGAGGTCACGGCGAACGTAAGCAAGACATGGAGCAAGTATTATCACAGATTTTCTAG
- a CDS encoding diphthamide biosynthesis protein 3, giving the protein MAPLSFYDEVELEDMEYDEDKQLFHYPCPCGDRFEISVAQLRAEEDVARCPSCTLLIRVIYDPLDFMDSDGANPPAVSPMVSAAA; this is encoded by the coding sequence ATGGCGCCCCTATCATTTTACGACGAAGTTGAGCTAGAAGATATGGAGTATGATGAGGACAAGCAACTGTTCCACTATCCATGCCCATGTGGCGACCGCTTTGAAATCTCGGTTGCACAGCTCCGAGCAGAGGAAGATGTCGCGCGGTGTCCCAGCTGCACGCTCCTGATTCGTGTGATCTATGATCCGCTCGATTTCATGGACAGTGATGGCGCGAATCCACCGGCTGTCTCGCCGATGGTGTCGGCTGCTGCGTAA